One Vicingaceae bacterium genomic window, TGCCATTCTTCACATTCATCAATTCTGCCATTGTCAACTTTTTTGTTCCCAGTGGAGGCGGTCAATGGGCAATACAAGCACCCATCATTATTCAATCTTGCATCGAAACAGGCAGTGATCTGTCTAAAAACATACTTGCTTTTGCTTATGGAGATCAATTAACAAACATGCTACAACCATTTTGGGCTATTCCGTTATTGGGAATTACTAAGTTACCCGCAAAAGACATTCTTCCTTACAGCACCATGCTGATGTTTATAGGCATGATAATTTTTTCTCTCGGTATTCTTTTGTTTTGATTGAAATCATTACTCTTTATGATAATAATGCCATTTATTTCTTCTTAATTGACGTTAAATGTATGTCAATTTGACTTTCATTTTTTACTTTTGTCATGATAAATGCAAACGGCATAAATCTTGAAAAGCATTGATCTATAAATTAAAAATTAAAAATTATGTTGTTGTTCATATATGACGGTGGAATATTGCTGATCGGCATCATCACCATGATTGTCAGCATGTATGTTAGTTGGAAGCTGCGCTCGAAATTCAAAGAATTTTCTCAAATGCAGCTTTCGCAACCTCTTTCAGGCAAAGAAATTGCCGAAGCGATGCTTCGCGACCACAATATTACCGATGTGAAAGTCATCAGTGTTGAAGGAGAATTAACCGATCATTACAACCCAATCAATAAAACGATCAATCTGAGCCATGATGTGTATTATGGACGTAATGCGGCGGCGGCGGCTGTTGCTGCCCACGAAACCGGTCATGCCATTCAGCATGCTACGGCCTACTCTATGTTGAAACTGCGCAGTGCCTTAGTGCCTCTTCAAAATGCAAGTGCCAAAATTTTAAATATCATTGTGATATTGAGTATTTTTGGAGGATTTCTTATTTACGGCACAATACCCATCGACTTGGTATTGTATGTCATTATTGCCACTTACGGCATTATGACCTTGTTTGCTTTTGTCACATTACCTGTAGAATTCGACGCCAGTAGAAGAGCTTTAGTGTGGATCAAACAAAGAGGCATTGTCACATCCTCTGAATACAGTCAGGCTAAAGAAGCCCTTACCTGGGCTGCTTTGACATATGTTGTGGCAGCATTGGGCTCATTGGCAACTTTGTTATATTACATTTCCCTTTTGAGTCGGAGAGATTAAGTCGTTTTGCAACGCCAGCAAAATGTCGGAAACTACAAAAAAGCTGCCTGTGGCTACAATAAGTGTCTTTTGATCAGCTTCTTCAATGGCTGCTTTAAGAGCTTCAACAGGCGTTGCAAAACATCTAAAACCCAACCCCCGGAAATGTTTTGCCAACTCTTCAACAGGCAATCCCCTTGGAACATCAGGTTTACATAAGTAATAGGTATATTCAACCGGAAGCAACCCTGCTATCTTACCAACATCTTTATCTTTGACAACCCCAAATACAATTGACACCTTCTTGTCCGGAAATTTTTGAATGTTTTGCAATAATTCTTTGATGCCGGCTTCATTATGAGCAACATCTATAAATATCAAAGGTTTTTCACTCAATTTTTCAAACCTGCCCCTGAAACCTGTGTTGGTTGAAACATTCCTGACACCAGATACAAATTCCGGCAGGTCTATAGAAAATTTATCTTTGATAATTTCTTTTGTTGCCCAAACGCAAAGTAAATTTTTTCGTTGAAAATCCGGCAAATCTTTTAAAATGTCTGCCGGGATTTGATTTTCGAAAGAATTCTTCCATAAACTCGCTGTATAAAAAGGGGCTTTTTTTTCTAATGCAATTTTTTTGAAAACATGGCTGTAATTTGCATCATCTTCACTCAATAAAAATGGCTTCGATGGTTTGATAATCCCTGCTTTTTCAAAAGCAATTTTCTCCAATGTATCTCCCAAAAATTGCTGATGATCAAAAGAAACATTCGTGACGATAGAAACTACCGGATCAACTACATTAGTAGAATCTAACCTTCCCCCCATTCCCACCTCTATCACTGCAACATCCACTTGTTGATCGGCAAAATATTGAAATGCCAAACCGGTAGTCCATTCAAAAAATGATAATTTAAGCGTATCAACTTCTTTTTTATAGCGTTTAACAAATTCGATTATATAATTTTCATCTATCCATTTTCCGTCAATCTTGATTCTTTCTCTGTAGTCAATCAAGTGTGGTGAGGTAAATAATCCCGTCTTGTATCCGGCTTCTTGCAACACAGACGCTAAATAATGCGTCACCGAACCTTTTCCATTTGTCCCTCCAACGTGTATTACAGGAAATCTTCTATAAGGATGGCCGAGAATATCCATCCAAGCCACTGTCAATGACAGATCAGCTTTATATGCAGGGGCGCCTACCCTTTGAAACATCGGCAGACATGAGTAAAGATAATCCAATACTTCTTTGTAAGTATTCATAAATTAATTGAGGATAAAACGGAAAGTAATGGTGCCTCGTTGTTCTTCCGGAGCATCCGCTTTAACGGAGAATCTTGTTTTTAATGCAGCTTCAGTGGCTTTTTTATACAAAACCGGACTTGTGGTGGTTGACCCTCTGTAACCGGGCTTTGCCCTCACCACACGACCATCACGATCAACCCATATCTCCACCACCACAATACCTTGCTCTTGGGAATCGTCATCGATTGAAGGATATGATTTTACGGTACGTCCATTTAGTGAATAGCTGATGTTGCTGCCATTTCCTCCGCCACTAAACTGACCGGAGTTAGGATCGCCATCTTGTTCTCCTTGATTTCCCGGCCGGCCTGTATTTCCTTCATCAGCCGGTTTACCGGTATTTTGATTTTTTTTCCAGGTATTGAGTAAGTTTTTGAGTTCTTCTTTCACTTTTTCTTCTTCTGTTTTTTCTTTCTTTTTATCCACCTTTTTATCCGGCTTGTTTTTTTCCTTTGGCAATTCTATTGATTCAGGTTCATCTTGAGTGAGAATATTTTCTTCGGTTTCCGGACTTACTGGCGGTTGAGTGTTTTGTGATTGAGGTTGCGGCTCGTTTTCTTGTATGTTCATACCCGTATTGTCGTATCCAAAATCCACCACTATTCCTTGCTCGGGAATTGGCTCAATATGTTTCAACCCGACATACATAAACAATAAAATTAATGCCACATGAACAACGATAGTAATGATTAAACTAACTTTTTCTTCTTTTTTTTCTAAAACAGCCATGCTTTATCTTATTTTGGACTTGTGGCAATGACGAGTTTATATTTGTTTCTTGCCGCTATATCCATAATTTTCACGACAAAACCATGAGGGACCATTTCGTCGGCCTTTAAAACTATACCGGGATTTTCTTTTTGCGCCATGATTGGTTTAAGCTGCTCTTCCAAAGTTTCAATCGGAAATTCTTTACCATTCAAAAAGAATTTGCCGTCTGCAGTTATGACAATAGTGACTGTTTTAGGATTATTGGTTTTTTGCTTGCTTTTAGGTAAAACAACGTTTAATCCGTATGGTGTAATCAAGGTAGAAATCACTATAAAAAATATCAATAAAAGAAACACAATATCAGTCATGGATGCCATGCTGAATTCCGCTTTTATTTTTGATTGCGTTCTTAAGCTCATAAGAAGTTATTTGACAGGTTCGTTCAATAAATCCATAAATTCCATAATACGGGCTTCTAGTTTGTACACCACTCTTTCGACACGTGCCACCAATACATTGTATCCCACATAGGCAATGATACCAATGACCAAACCTGTGGCCGTTGTCACCATGGCCTGCATAATGCCTCCGGCAAGGTTGGCAATTTCCACTTCGTTACCGGCCGTATACATGTCATGAAATGTTTTTATCATTCCTAAAACTGTCCCTAAGAAACCCAACATGGGAGCGGCTCCTGATATGGTCGCCAGCCAGGACAAGGATTTTTCCAGTTTTGCAACCTCCAATTTTCCCGTATTTTCAATAGCTGTCTTTATATCGTTCAAGGGACGGCCAAATCTGGATATGCCTTTCTCCACCATTCTGGCAACAGGACTTTGATTCATTTTACAGAGATTTAATGCCGATTCTATTTTTCCGTCAAGAATATAATCTTTTATCTGCATCATAAAGTTGGGATCTTCTTTTTGAGCTTTGTTAATGGCTATCATTCTTTCAATGATGATATACACCGCAAACATCGACATCAATCCCATGGGTATCATAATATACCATCCACCCATCATGATTAATTCCCATACTGATATAGTTTCCACACGAGATACTTCAGCCACTGCTCCTAAGGAATCTCCCGTCATTTGAATTTGCAAGATCACCGGTAATTTCATATAATTCAATTATTTAATGTTTAACGAAATTATGCATTTTTTTATTGCTTGGTATATTGATATCCTGTTTTTATACGTTATTGAATTTGATTATCATGGCATCACCTGCGCTGATTCAATAATAAACCAATGGTGTGTATAAATATACACAATGGCACCGGCAAAATAGCCCAGTAATGCCAGCAAGGTCATTTTTTTTAGATACCAAATAAAATCAATTTTCTCGATACCCATCACAGCCACACCTGCAGCTGACCCAATAATCAGTGCACTTCCGCCCGTACCTGCAGCATAAGCTATAAACTCCCAAAATACATGATCGGTAGGAAAATCATACATTCCCATGGATGCAGCCACCAAAGGAACATTATCAACTATAGAAGACAACAATCCTATTGTCAATACCACAATGTTTTGATTGGGGATCCATTCGTCCAATTTTACTGCAAGATGATGTAAAATGCCTGTAGATTCCAATGCGGTGATTGCCGAAAGTATTCCCAGGAAAAACAACACGCTTGGAGTATCAATTTTCTTTAAAACATCAATAACTTTATAAGCCGAATGTTTGGATTGGTCTGCCCGGTGATTTAATATCTCCGACACAACCCATAATATTCCCAAGCTAAACAACATACCCATATATGGGGGCAAATGTGTAAGTGTTTTAAATACCGGCACGAATATCAATCCTCCTACTCCCAAGCTGAATATAATTTTTTTGTGGCTTTCTTTGATAGGTTTTTTATGCGATTCGGTATTTTTTACCGGTTGAATGTTTCCCTTCATGGTGAAGGATAAATAAATCAATGGAATAGCCAAACAAACGATACTGGGAAGAATGAGCGTTTTAATGATATTGGCAGCCGTAATTTGTCCGCCAATCCATAGCATGGTTGTGGTAACATCACCTATGGGCGACCAGGCCCCCCCCGCATTTGCGGCAATAACCACCATGCCGGCAAAAAACATTCTTTCTTTTTTATCGGCAATTAATTTTTTCAACAATGAAACCATCACAATGGAAGTAGTCAAATTATCCAAAATGGCAGAAAGAAAAAACGTCAAAAAACCGGTAACCCAAAGCAATTTGACTTTATTTTTAGTTGTTATTCTGTCAGTAATAATCGAAAAACCCTCATAAGCGTCAATTAACTCGACAATAGTCATGGCTCCCATCAAGAAAAACAATATGGAAGCAATCTCTCCCAAATAGTGCAGAATTTGATATTCGCCCACATAATATGTAATTAACTCGTGTTTTGTGAAATTCCTCCCCAACTCATTGACATAGGTCAGGAAAGATTGTGGAAGCCGGCTTATGTCAACAACTTCGTGAGCAAACAACATGTAGATAGTCCAGCACAACACTCCGGTAAGCAAAGCACTTGCTGCTTTATCTACCTTGATAGGATGTTCCAGGGCTATGGCAAGATAGCCAATAACAAAAACGGCAATCATTAAAATTTCCATCATAGTTTTTTATATTTATTGTTTTAAGAAAGCCGATGGCATTTTTTCTATATAAACCGACGTTGAAGGAAAAGCAAAAGAACTTCCATTCTTTTCGACAATTTCCATTATTTTAAAATTAATTTCTTCCCTTATTTGCAGATATACATTCCAATCCATTGTGTCGATAAAATATTGTACAAGGATCAGAAGTGCACTGTCTCCAAATTCATGAAACCTCACTACGCCGTCTTGATTGGTGTGAGGATGATCGTCTATGTATTTTTGAATCTCTTCAACAATTTTTTTTATTTGCTCCGCTTTTGTGCCATAAGTAACTCCAACATTAAATCTTACTCTTCTGAAAGTCCGTAAAGTTAAATTATCCAATTCTGAATCGACCAGTTTTTTATTTGGAATAGTTAAATAACTTTTCTCAAGTGTTCTAATTCTCGTGCTCCGGATACCAACTTTTTCTACCACCCCTGTTATACCATTGATAGTGATCAAGTCGCCCACGACAAATGGTTTATCCAAAAATATAACCAGCGAGCCAAGCATGTTTTCCAACGTTTCTTTAGATGCCATGGCAAGAGCCAATCCGCCTATTCCGATTCCTGCCACCAATGTTCCTATATTTATATTAAAAACCGTACTTAAAATAATTAACCCGACAAAAACGACTACCAAAATTTTCAATAAATCCACCAAAAAAGGGATAATTTGGTCATCTGTTTTGGTTTCGGTTTTTTCGGCACGTTTCATCAAAATCAAGCCCAACCCGTCGACCGCTTTCATTAAAATTCTCAATATCACATAACCAATGACCAAACCGTAAATGGTATGAAGAATATTTTTTATGCCTAATTTGCTTTCGGGCTCAATATCCCAAGATGGTGGAAATGAGAGATGATTAAAGGCAAGATAAACAAAAATCAACAAGATAAAATCCATGATAGGTTTGCCAAGAAGATTCCGAAAATCACTCAACGGAATTTCTTCAGTATATTTTTTCAACAACTTGTAACAAGTAAAGATGATAAAATTTGACAATCTGCGTTTGATGATGAATGCCAACAAAATCCAGCCGGCAAACCATAAATAATCCTCAACTGTATTACCTAAAAAAACTCTATCTAACCAATTCATGCTGATTGTTTTTTAATTTTTGCAATGCGATTTGAAATGCTGTTTGTGAAAACAAAGTTTCTTTATTATTCAAAGTCAAAACTTCATCGATAGCTTTTTCAATGGTTTTGCTTACATCCGAAAAAATTGCTTCGTCATCAAAATTTTCTATGGGTTGCATGCAAAATGCAAATGTACGCGCCATTCCACAATTGGCAATAAAGTCCGGAATTAAAGTAAAATTCCGGTCGGCCCATTGCATGGTAGGACCATAAAAAATTTCCGGGTCATTAAAAGGAACATTAGCTCCTGATGCTATCATTTTCACTCCGACTTTTTTCAATCTTTCCAAATGTTCCAAAGACACAATTCTTGAAGCTGCGCAAGGTAAAAAAATATCGGCCTCTACATCCCAAATCTTACGATTTATTTCTTCAAACGTTAAAAGTTCGTTCGAATGCAGACGATTGCCCTTTTTTTCGAGAAATAACTTTCTTATGTCTTGATGATCGAACCCTTTTTCATTTATTAACCCCCCTTCCCTGTCAATGATACCTACTATTTTGGCTCCCAATAAACTTTGATAATATGCGGCTGCCGATGCCACGTTGCCCCATCCTTGCACAATCACCTTCTTCCCTTCATTGGTTTGACCGGTTTTTTCCAAATAAATTCTGACAGATTCGGAAACACCCCAGCCGGTTACCATGTCGGCAACCGTGTATTTTTTTTGGACATCCGGCGAATACCGTTGGTCGACAATAACTTTGGAAACTATACTTTGCAAATTGCCGATCATTTTACGTTTATCCTCACCGGATAAGCCGTCAAAATGACCATTGATAACTCCTTCTTGCGGATGTAAGATATTTAAAGAAGCTGTGATAGGAATCACCTCATGTATTTCGTCAACATTCAAATCTCCCCCGGTGCCGTAATAATTTTTTAAAAGGGGGCGAATGGCTTTATACCAACGCTGCAATACATCATTTTTTCTGGGGTCGGCCGGATCGAAATTTATGCCGGATTTGGCCCCTCCTATTTGTGGGCCCGAAACAGTAAATTTAATCTCCATCGTTTTGGCAAGCGAAACAACCTCATGCTTATTCAGTCCTTTTCTCATTCTTGTGCCTCCACCTGCTGCACCACCCCTCAATGAATTAATAACCACCCAACCTTCGGCACCGGTTTCACGGTCATGCCACTCAAATATTATTTCAGGCTCTTCGGCTTCAAATTTCTTCAGTTCGTCAATGACCATTCTTTTATTGTTTGGGCAAATGTATAAAAATTATTCAAGTGCTCTTTTGGGTGCCTTAAAATATGCACCTGCTATATGATCACAAATTGACCCGGTAACGCTTGACCAAACGTTTGGTTGATTCAACTTATTTAACAATGCCAGAAAGGCAAAAACCAAAGCTTCTTTAAAATCAACCAATTGTCTTTCCGGAACAATAAATTCCACATTGTCGACCGATTGCAACAAAGTCCTTAAATAATTATTTTTTATACCGCCTCCGGTCACCATCACACTTGACAGGTGATATTTGCAAGTAATTTTTTTTATTTGTGAAACAATGTGCCTGTAGATTGTTTCCATAATATCATTCGTTGGATAATCAATTAAATATCTTTCCACTAAAGGCAAAACATTTTTTTCCAACCATTCTTTGGAAAGGGATTTGGGCGGATCTAAAGAATAAAAATTCAGATTTTCAAGTTCGTAAAATAAATCTTGTATTATTTCTCCATCAGTAGCAAGCTTTCCATCCTTATCAAAATTATAACCATTTTTTACTGCTATGTAATTTAGAATGATGTTAACCGGGCAAATATCAAATCCTATACGTTTTCCATCCAGATCAAAAGAAATGTTGGCAAACCCTCCAAGATTCAAGCATGCATCATATTGTCCAAACAATAACTTATCACCCACGGGCACCAAGGGCGCACCTTGTCCACCCATTGCCACATCCATACTTCTGAAACTTGTAACGACATCTATGTTGGTCATGGCACTGATTACCGCTCCATGTCCGATTTGTAATGAAATGCTCTTTTCCGGTGCGTGAAAAACAGTATGTCCATGTGATCCGATCACATCAATCTGGTTGGCATTAAAACCTTCGCTGTGCAAAAAATTGTCTATTTGAAGGGCTATCCACCTTCCATAATTGATATCCAATTCTATCAATTCTTTACCCGTTAAAGTCATCGAATTTTGTAAAAATTGTCTCCAGTGTGGTTCGTATTCTACTGTCCGGGACGCAAGGATTTTAAAGGACCAACCTGAATGTTCGGAGTAAAATTCGCACAGAGCCAGATCTAACCCATCTAACGAAGTTCCGGACATTATCCCTATGCAACGGAATTTCTTTTTCATTTTTATGGCAAATTTTGTTTTTTTTATTTCACAGAAAAATGTTTTAAGCAAAATTTTACACAAATTGTTTAAAAACATTTTAATTATGATAAATTTGCCCTGAATCAAAAAATTTTTGTCGCAATGGATTTCAAATTAACCGAAGAGCATTTACAAGTTCGTGATGCAGCAAGGGATTTTGCTCAAAATGTTTTAAAACCGGGGGTGATAGATAGGGATGAAAAACAAATATTCCCTGAAGCAGAAGTTAAACAATTGGGCGAGCTAGGTTTTTTAGGAATAATGACCGACCCTAAATATGGTGGCAGTGGAATGGATACAATTTCGTATGTTCTCGCAATGGAAGAAATTGCCAAAGTAGATGCTTCTGTTGCGGTGATTATGTCGGTCAACAACTCCCTTTTTTGCTGGGGAATAGAAACTTTTGGTACAGAAGAGCAAAAACAAAAATATCTTGTTCCTTGTGCCCGTGGTGAAAAACTTGGCGCATTTTGCCTGAGTGAACCTGAAGCCGGTTCTGATGCTACATCACAAAAAACCACCGCAATTGATATGGGTGATTATTATTTGCTCAACGGTACCAAAAATTGGATTACCAATGGTGGAAGTGCTTCTTATTACCTAGTCATTGCTCAAACCCACCCCGAAAAAGGGCATAAAGGGATCAATGCGTTTATCGTCGAAAAGGGAATGGATGGTTTTGTCATTGGTGCAAAGGAAAATAAGTTGGGCATCCGGGCATCTGACACACATACGCTTATGTTTAATGATGTTAAGGTTCCTAAAGAAAACAGAATTGGTGAAGATGGATTTGGATTTAAATTTGCCATGAAAGTATTAAGTGGCGGAAGGATCGGCATCGCAGCACAAGCTTTGGGCATTGCCTCAGGTGCTTATGAATTGTCTTTGG contains:
- a CDS encoding membrane protein, which translates into the protein MLLFIYDGGILLIGIITMIVSMYVSWKLRSKFKEFSQMQLSQPLSGKEIAEAMLRDHNITDVKVISVEGELTDHYNPINKTINLSHDVYYGRNAAAAAVAAHETGHAIQHATAYSMLKLRSALVPLQNASAKILNIIVILSIFGGFLIYGTIPIDLVLYVIIATYGIMTLFAFVTLPVEFDASRRALVWIKQRGIVTSSEYSQAKEALTWAALTYVVAALGSLATLLYYISLLSRRD
- the folC gene encoding tetrahydrofolate synthase, with translation MNTYKEVLDYLYSCLPMFQRVGAPAYKADLSLTVAWMDILGHPYRRFPVIHVGGTNGKGSVTHYLASVLQEAGYKTGLFTSPHLIDYRERIKIDGKWIDENYIIEFVKRYKKEVDTLKLSFFEWTTGLAFQYFADQQVDVAVIEVGMGGRLDSTNVVDPVVSIVTNVSFDHQQFLGDTLEKIAFEKAGIIKPSKPFLLSEDDANYSHVFKKIALEKKAPFYTASLWKNSFENQIPADILKDLPDFQRKNLLCVWATKEIIKDKFSIDLPEFVSGVRNVSTNTGFRGRFEKLSEKPLIFIDVAHNEAGIKELLQNIQKFPDKKVSIVFGVVKDKDVGKIAGLLPVEYTYYLCKPDVPRGLPVEELAKHFRGLGFRCFATPVEALKAAIEEADQKTLIVATGSFFVVSDILLALQNDLISPTQKGNVI
- a CDS encoding biopolymer transporter ExbD, giving the protein MSLRTQSKIKAEFSMASMTDIVFLLLIFFIVISTLITPYGLNVVLPKSKQKTNNPKTVTIVITADGKFFLNGKEFPIETLEEQLKPIMAQKENPGIVLKADEMVPHGFVVKIMDIAARNKYKLVIATSPK
- a CDS encoding biopolymer transporter ExbB, which codes for MKLPVILQIQMTGDSLGAVAEVSRVETISVWELIMMGGWYIMIPMGLMSMFAVYIIIERMIAINKAQKEDPNFMMQIKDYILDGKIESALNLCKMNQSPVARMVEKGISRFGRPLNDIKTAIENTGKLEVAKLEKSLSWLATISGAAPMLGFLGTVLGMIKTFHDMYTAGNEVEIANLAGGIMQAMVTTATGLVIGIIAYVGYNVLVARVERVVYKLEARIMEFMDLLNEPVK
- a CDS encoding sodium:proton antiporter, with amino-acid sequence MEILMIAVFVIGYLAIALEHPIKVDKAASALLTGVLCWTIYMLFAHEVVDISRLPQSFLTYVNELGRNFTKHELITYYVGEYQILHYLGEIASILFFLMGAMTIVELIDAYEGFSIITDRITTKNKVKLLWVTGFLTFFLSAILDNLTTSIVMVSLLKKLIADKKERMFFAGMVVIAANAGGAWSPIGDVTTTMLWIGGQITAANIIKTLILPSIVCLAIPLIYLSFTMKGNIQPVKNTESHKKPIKESHKKIIFSLGVGGLIFVPVFKTLTHLPPYMGMLFSLGILWVVSEILNHRADQSKHSAYKVIDVLKKIDTPSVLFFLGILSAITALESTGILHHLAVKLDEWIPNQNIVVLTIGLLSSIVDNVPLVAASMGMYDFPTDHVFWEFIAYAAGTGGSALIIGSAAGVAVMGIEKIDFIWYLKKMTLLALLGYFAGAIVYIYTHHWFIIESAQVMP
- a CDS encoding putative MscS family protein, translating into MNWLDRVFLGNTVEDYLWFAGWILLAFIIKRRLSNFIIFTCYKLLKKYTEEIPLSDFRNLLGKPIMDFILLIFVYLAFNHLSFPPSWDIEPESKLGIKNILHTIYGLVIGYVILRILMKAVDGLGLILMKRAEKTETKTDDQIIPFLVDLLKILVVVFVGLIILSTVFNINIGTLVAGIGIGGLALAMASKETLENMLGSLVIFLDKPFVVGDLITINGITGVVEKVGIRSTRIRTLEKSYLTIPNKKLVDSELDNLTLRTFRRVRFNVGVTYGTKAEQIKKIVEEIQKYIDDHPHTNQDGVVRFHEFGDSALLILVQYFIDTMDWNVYLQIREEINFKIMEIVEKNGSSFAFPSTSVYIEKMPSAFLKQ
- a CDS encoding amino acid dehydrogenase, with the protein product MVIDELKKFEAEEPEIIFEWHDRETGAEGWVVINSLRGGAAGGGTRMRKGLNKHEVVSLAKTMEIKFTVSGPQIGGAKSGINFDPADPRKNDVLQRWYKAIRPLLKNYYGTGGDLNVDEIHEVIPITASLNILHPQEGVINGHFDGLSGEDKRKMIGNLQSIVSKVIVDQRYSPDVQKKYTVADMVTGWGVSESVRIYLEKTGQTNEGKKVIVQGWGNVASAAAYYQSLLGAKIVGIIDREGGLINEKGFDHQDIRKLFLEKKGNRLHSNELLTFEEINRKIWDVEADIFLPCAASRIVSLEHLERLKKVGVKMIASGANVPFNDPEIFYGPTMQWADRNFTLIPDFIANCGMARTFAFCMQPIENFDDEAIFSDVSKTIEKAIDEVLTLNNKETLFSQTAFQIALQKLKNNQHELVR
- a CDS encoding anhydro-N-acetylmuramic acid kinase, which produces MFLNNLCKILLKTFFCEIKKTKFAIKMKKKFRCIGIMSGTSLDGLDLALCEFYSEHSGWSFKILASRTVEYEPHWRQFLQNSMTLTGKELIELDINYGRWIALQIDNFLHSEGFNANQIDVIGSHGHTVFHAPEKSISLQIGHGAVISAMTNIDVVTSFRSMDVAMGGQGAPLVPVGDKLLFGQYDACLNLGGFANISFDLDGKRIGFDICPVNIILNYIAVKNGYNFDKDGKLATDGEIIQDLFYELENLNFYSLDPPKSLSKEWLEKNVLPLVERYLIDYPTNDIMETIYRHIVSQIKKITCKYHLSSVMVTGGGIKNNYLRTLLQSVDNVEFIVPERQLVDFKEALVFAFLALLNKLNQPNVWSSVTGSICDHIAGAYFKAPKRALE
- a CDS encoding acyl-CoA dehydrogenase encodes the protein MDFKLTEEHLQVRDAARDFAQNVLKPGVIDRDEKQIFPEAEVKQLGELGFLGIMTDPKYGGSGMDTISYVLAMEEIAKVDASVAVIMSVNNSLFCWGIETFGTEEQKQKYLVPCARGEKLGAFCLSEPEAGSDATSQKTTAIDMGDYYLLNGTKNWITNGGSASYYLVIAQTHPEKGHKGINAFIVEKGMDGFVIGAKENKLGIRASDTHTLMFNDVKVPKENRIGEDGFGFKFAMKVLSGGRIGIAAQALGIASGAYELSLAYSKQRKAFGKPICEHQAIAFKLADMATQIEAARLLTLRAAWLKDQGLNYDMASSMAKLYASKVAMDTTVEAVQIHGGYGYVKEYHVERLMRDAKITQIYEGTSEVQKIVISRSILKD